AAATTATACATGAGATTACCATGCAAAAAATAGGGTTTGGTAACTTTTTCATGATTTGGAAGTTTTGGAACTGCTTATACTTTTTATTTCTCCCAGCTTTTTATCTATTTCATCCAACGACTTAGAATAATTAAATAAGCGTTTTAGCGCCAAAGAGATCAGGTACCAAAAGAGAACAGGTAATAAACCAAAAATGATAAGAACATTCGTAAGTAATGCGACTGCTAATTCTAGCCCATGATTCCCTGTAAATCTTAATATTACCAATAGGTCTTTGCCTAAAGTGCTAACCTCTTCTGAAAGTTTATCAGAGACTTTAATAACATCATCTTCTACCTTATTAAAGATTGAAAGTTTGCCTTTGTGTTTTGATTTCTGTATGGTTTCTAAGGAGTCTAAAGCTTCTTTGTTAATTACTTTTTTGGAATTTATAGAGTCTTTTGTCGCTTGAAGCTGAGATTTCAATTCACTACCTAGGTCCATCTCCATTTGATGACAGATTCCTGACATAAATTGTGTGTAAATCCCCAGGCCAGGAGTAATCATAAGGGCTATAATTAATACTTTTTTGCAAATAGGTTTGGATTGACTGATAAACATTCCGATAAAGCACAACACCAAAATCACTTTAAACAGCCACCACTCACTTAACTTCAGGATACCGAGCTGAAGTAGCATCAGTAAGTCTGCGAAGTTTAAATAGGAGAGAAGCTTATCAAAATCATTTTCGTAAGTATGGGCCCATGATTTTAAGAAAGGCACATTTTCAGCTAAGGGAATGGTCAGGGTTTCGATTTCCTCTAAAATTAGAATACTCTCCGTTATTTCTTTGGAAGCATTATCTTCGAAAGCGATAGAAGAATTGTAAAATGGGTTGAAAAAAGATAGAATAATTAGAAACCCAAAAATCAACAAGACTATATTATCCAGTTTAAAAACTTTCATAATAATTAGTTTTAGATAAAAAGATAGAATGAAAAAAGAATTTATATAATTAATCTAATTTTAATTAGATAGAATAATTTAACGAATAAAAATCATATAAAAAACAGGGTGATTGGAAGCTTTATTAAACCGATATTAATTTAAAATGATAGTTTGAACTCTCCTTTTTTTGAACTGTTATTTCTTTACTAAGTTGATAAAAAGCTTCAAGTAGATATGCATTATCTACTTTACCTGCATCGATAGCTTTAAACCCTATTAATTCAATCAAACGTTTTACTCGAATTCTATCTAAATCTCCATTTCCACAGAAGTATGTCTCTTTTACTACTCCCAAAATATCAGAATTGGGATAGTCTAACCCTAGATTGTTGAAAGCTTTAAAAACCAAAGAATTAGATGCTGAGTTTTGAATTTTCACTGTGTTGGATATGCTTTGATCGGAAGCCACATTACTGTTCGTACAATCAATGATTAACTTATTACTTAAGTCTACTTTTTCTAAATTTTCACAAACAGTATCTAATTGTTCATTTTCACAACAAATAAGAATTATGTCGGCTTGAATTATAGCAGATTCGAAGGGACATATTTTATCATAAAATCTGTTTAATATTTTCCATTCTGTTGCTTCTGTATTGAAGTCAGTTCTTACACCAAAAACAACTTGTAGTCCTGCATCTAAGTATTTTTTTCCAAGAGTTTTGGAGAGATTTGTACCTCCTAAAATTCCTAATTTCATGATTGAATTGATTTGAAAGGGTGAAAATTAATTCTTAAATGAAAATTAAATTAGAGTGATAAAAGTAATTTTAAATAGGGTTACTCGGAAAGTAGCTTAATTATATTAAAAATCAAAACTTAATTTGGTTATTTTACTTTGTGTAAATATAAAACAAAAGAAAATATGTAAAGTCCAAAAAAAGGTGCTTAAAGTTGTTTCGTTAACTAATGCTTTCTAAGAAAAATGATTAGAAATAAAAAATCCCGGAAAAAGTTTTCCGGGATTTCAATACTTTAGGTTTCAGGTTTTACTCATTCCAGTCATCTTCCCAAAGCCTAAAACCACCTTTAAAGGCATTTTGGTTGGTGCCTAATCGACATCCTTCGGGTACATAGGAAAGGAGCTTTGAGTTACCTCCTCCTAATAGAATATCATCTGGTTGGAATACATGGGAGAATTTCTTGATACATCTTTTGACATGCTTTTCCCATTTTTTTGCCCCCTTCCGTTGGAGGTAACTCTTTCCAACATATT
Above is a window of Algoriphagus machipongonensis DNA encoding:
- a CDS encoding NADPH-dependent F420 reductase, translating into MKLGILGGTNLSKTLGKKYLDAGLQVVFGVRTDFNTEATEWKILNRFYDKICPFESAIIQADIILICCENEQLDTVCENLEKVDLSNKLIIDCTNSNVASDQSISNTVKIQNSASNSLVFKAFNNLGLDYPNSDILGVVKETYFCGNGDLDRIRVKRLIELIGFKAIDAGKVDNAYLLEAFYQLSKEITVQKKESSNYHFKLISV